The following proteins are co-located in the Pseudomonas antarctica genome:
- a CDS encoding TerC family protein, whose amino-acid sequence MDYLLQLAASPTAWVALATLIVMEIVLGIDNLIFISILTNKLPEKHRAKARRIGISMALVLRLGLLSTIAFIVKLTAPVFEIFGQAFSWKDMILIAGGLFLVWKATTEIHHSMDPEPEEKATTGNVVTIGFAAAIGQILLLDLVFSIDSIITAVGMTEHLPIMIIAVVTSVIVMLVAAEPLAKFINDNPTVVMLALGFLIMIGMTLIAEGFGAHVPKGYVYAAMAFSAVIECLNIARRNRHKRLLAARQ is encoded by the coding sequence ATGGACTACCTTTTACAACTGGCCGCCAGCCCCACCGCCTGGGTGGCACTGGCCACCTTGATCGTCATGGAAATCGTGCTGGGCATCGATAACCTGATCTTTATCTCGATCCTCACCAACAAATTGCCTGAAAAGCACCGAGCCAAGGCGCGGCGTATCGGTATCAGCATGGCGCTGGTGTTGCGCCTGGGCCTGTTGAGCACTATCGCGTTTATCGTGAAGTTGACGGCCCCGGTATTTGAGATCTTCGGCCAGGCGTTTTCGTGGAAAGACATGATCCTGATCGCCGGTGGCCTGTTCCTGGTGTGGAAGGCGACTACCGAGATCCATCACAGCATGGACCCTGAGCCGGAAGAAAAGGCGACCACCGGCAATGTGGTGACCATCGGCTTTGCCGCGGCGATTGGTCAGATCCTGCTGCTCGACCTGGTGTTCTCCATCGACAGCATCATCACCGCCGTGGGCATGACCGAGCATTTGCCGATCATGATCATTGCCGTGGTGACCTCGGTTATCGTGATGCTGGTGGCGGCTGAACCACTGGCCAAGTTCATCAACGACAACCCGACGGTCGTGATGCTGGCCCTGGGCTTCCTGATCATGATCGGCATGACGTTGATCGCTGAAGGCTTCGGCGCTCACGTGCCAAAAGGCTACGTGTACGCGGCCATGGCGTTCTCGGCGGTGATCGAGTGCCTGAACATCGCGCGGCGCAATCGCCATAAGCGTTTGCTCGCTGCCAGGCAGTAA
- the nhaR gene encoding transcriptional activator NhaR, which yields MLNYRQLHYFWVVAKTGSIVRACEQLNLTPQTISGQISLLEQTFGIALFQRVGRQLELTEAGRQALPYAEQMFQTGNELEAMLRAQPNEQQILFRVGVADVVPKSIVYRLIAPTMELSEQIRITCREDKLERLLADLAIQRLDLVISDSPMPTHLDIKGYSQKLGECGISFFATQALADQYGGDFPQCLQGAPLLIPGAETVVRSRLQRWFAEQQIQPKIIGEFDDSALMQAFGQSGSGIFIAPSVIADEVVHQYGVALIGQTDAVTESFYAISVERKVKHPGIVAITEGARRELFTALP from the coding sequence ATGCTCAATTACCGACAGCTGCATTATTTCTGGGTGGTGGCCAAGACCGGCAGCATCGTGCGCGCCTGTGAGCAATTGAACCTTACGCCCCAGACCATCAGCGGGCAGATCAGCCTGCTGGAGCAGACCTTCGGTATTGCACTGTTTCAGCGTGTCGGCCGCCAGCTTGAACTCACCGAAGCCGGGCGCCAGGCGTTGCCCTACGCTGAGCAAATGTTCCAGACCGGCAACGAACTGGAGGCGATGTTGCGCGCGCAGCCCAATGAACAGCAGATCCTGTTCAGGGTCGGCGTGGCGGATGTGGTGCCCAAATCCATCGTTTACCGGCTGATTGCACCTACGATGGAGCTGAGCGAACAAATCCGTATCACCTGCCGCGAGGACAAACTCGAACGTTTACTGGCAGACCTGGCGATCCAGCGTCTCGACCTGGTGATCTCCGACAGCCCCATGCCCACTCACCTGGACATCAAAGGCTACAGCCAGAAACTGGGGGAATGTGGCATCAGCTTTTTCGCCACCCAGGCGTTGGCCGACCAGTACGGTGGCGATTTCCCACAATGCCTGCAGGGGGCGCCATTATTGATTCCGGGGGCCGAGACAGTGGTGCGCAGCCGCTTGCAACGCTGGTTCGCCGAGCAGCAGATTCAACCGAAGATCATCGGTGAGTTCGATGACAGTGCATTAATGCAGGCGTTTGGCCAATCGGGCAGCGGAATCTTTATCGCTCCCAGCGTGATTGCCGACGAGGTGGTGCACCAGTACGGCGTGGCGCTGATCGGCCAGACCGATGCGGTGACCGAGTCGTTCTATGCAATCTCGGTGGAGCGCAAGGTCAAGCACCCCGGCATCGTGGCGATTACCGAAGGTGCCCGACGCGAGTTGTTTACCGCCCTGCCCTGA
- a CDS encoding glutathione S-transferase N-terminal domain-containing protein has product MNALAAFPINSKWPAQHPERLQLYSLPTPNGVKVSIMLEELGLPYEAHKVSFETQDQMSPEFLSLNPNNKIPAIIDPNGPSGQPLALFESGAILIYLAEKTSQLLSEDPATRYETLQWLMFQMAGIGPMFGQVGFFNKFAGKEYEDKRPRDRYAAESRRLLGVLEKHLLGRTWIMGDEYSIADIATFPWIRNLIGFYESGDLVGIADFPNVLRALDGFVARPAVIRGLNIPS; this is encoded by the coding sequence ATGAATGCACTCGCCGCTTTCCCGATCAACAGCAAATGGCCCGCCCAACACCCTGAACGCTTGCAGCTGTATTCGTTGCCCACGCCCAACGGCGTCAAAGTGTCGATCATGCTCGAAGAACTGGGCCTGCCTTATGAAGCGCACAAGGTCAGTTTCGAGACCCAGGACCAGATGTCACCTGAGTTTCTGTCCCTGAACCCCAACAACAAAATCCCCGCGATCATCGATCCCAATGGCCCGAGCGGTCAGCCGCTGGCGTTGTTCGAGTCCGGCGCGATTCTGATTTACCTGGCGGAAAAAACCAGCCAGTTGCTCTCCGAAGACCCGGCCACCCGCTACGAAACCCTTCAGTGGCTGATGTTTCAGATGGCGGGCATCGGCCCGATGTTCGGCCAAGTCGGGTTCTTCAATAAATTCGCCGGCAAGGAATACGAAGATAAACGCCCGCGCGATCGCTACGCCGCCGAGTCTCGGCGTTTGCTGGGCGTGCTGGAAAAACACCTGCTGGGCCGCACCTGGATCATGGGCGACGAATACAGCATCGCGGACATCGCCACGTTCCCGTGGATTCGCAACTTGATTGGCTTCTACGAGTCCGGCGACCTGGTGGGCATCGCCGATTTCCCTAACGTGCTGCGCGCGCTGGACGGCTTTGTTGCGCGCCCTGCGGTGATCCGCGGCCTGAACATACCGAGTTGA
- the sstT gene encoding serine/threonine transporter SstT — protein sequence MTAAPSLLQRLLRVSLVTQIVFGLIAGILLALWMPEAARATGFIGKVFVTALKAVAPILVFVLVMASIANHKHGQETHIKPILFLYLLGTFAAAVVAVVASTLFPSSLVLATHDVAVSAPGGIGEVLQSLLLSVVDNPVSALMNANFIGILAWAIGMGIAIRHAGETTRTVLDDLSNGVTLIVRVVIRFAPLGIFGLVASTLATSGFGALLGYAHLLVVLIGCMLFVALVVNPAIVFWKLRRNPYPLVLMCLRESGITAFFTRSSAANIPVNLALSKRLGLHEDTYSVSIPLGATINMAGAAITITVLTLAAVHTLGIAVDLPTAVLLSVVAAVCACGASGVAGGSLLLIPLACSLFGIPSEIAMQVVAVGFIIGVLQDSAETALNSSTDVLFTAAACLGQEEQPA from the coding sequence ATGACTGCTGCCCCTTCCCTGTTGCAACGACTTCTGCGCGTTAGCCTGGTCACCCAAATTGTCTTCGGCTTGATTGCCGGGATCCTGTTGGCCCTGTGGATGCCCGAGGCTGCCCGCGCCACCGGCTTTATCGGCAAGGTGTTCGTCACCGCCCTGAAGGCCGTCGCACCGATCCTGGTGTTCGTGCTGGTCATGGCCTCGATCGCCAACCATAAACACGGCCAGGAAACCCATATCAAGCCGATCCTGTTCCTGTACCTGCTCGGCACCTTTGCGGCTGCCGTCGTGGCGGTGGTTGCCAGTACGCTGTTCCCGTCGTCCCTGGTGCTTGCCACCCATGACGTCGCGGTAAGCGCTCCCGGCGGCATCGGCGAGGTGTTGCAAAGCCTGCTGTTGAGCGTGGTGGATAACCCGGTGAGCGCACTGATGAATGCCAACTTTATCGGCATTCTGGCGTGGGCCATCGGCATGGGCATCGCGATTCGCCATGCTGGCGAAACCACCCGCACCGTGCTCGACGACCTGTCCAACGGCGTGACGCTGATCGTGCGCGTGGTGATTCGCTTCGCGCCGCTGGGGATCTTCGGCCTGGTGGCCTCGACCCTGGCCACCTCGGGTTTTGGTGCCCTGCTCGGCTACGCTCACCTGCTGGTGGTGTTGATCGGCTGCATGCTGTTCGTGGCATTGGTGGTCAACCCGGCCATCGTGTTCTGGAAGCTGCGCCGTAACCCCTACCCACTGGTGCTGATGTGCCTGCGTGAGAGCGGCATCACCGCTTTCTTCACCCGCAGTTCGGCGGCAAATATCCCGGTAAACCTGGCGTTGAGCAAACGCCTGGGCCTGCATGAAGACACCTATTCGGTATCGATCCCACTGGGCGCCACCATCAATATGGCCGGTGCCGCGATCACCATCACCGTGCTGACCCTGGCGGCCGTGCATACCCTGGGGATTGCCGTCGACCTGCCGACCGCCGTGTTGCTCAGCGTGGTGGCGGCAGTGTGTGCATGCGGGGCGTCGGGCGTGGCCGGTGGCTCGTTGCTGTTGATTCCCCTGGCGTGCAGCCTGTTCGGTATTCCCAGCGAGATCGCCATGCAGGTAGTCGCCGTAGGCTTCATCATTGGTGTGTTGCAGGATTCGGCGGAAACCGCGCTCAATTCGTCCACCGATGTGCTGTTTACCGCCGCCGCGTGCCTGGGCCAGGAAGAACAGCCGGCTTAA
- a CDS encoding permease, protein MPNLISHQPNRGWSFWWKPALFVLVACIGLYYVKWSPYYLKAFVAADNHSIGASILNDQQSSPLAAALAYAQVYFLAIWKAAVLAVILGSLLQVLIPRDWLLRLFGRAGLGSTVRGGLFALPGMMCSCCAAPVAAGMRRQQVSVGAALAFWIANPVLNPATLVFMGFVLGWGFTALRLVAGIVLVVGVSLVAQRIARPDQVPEAALDAVADVSQVESQPFLSRWLRTLWQLFWSTIPIYIVAVLVLGAARVWLFPHIDGAMANSLMWLVPLAIVGTLFVIPTAAEIPIVQTMMTLGMGTGPAVALLMTLPSVSLPSLLMLRKDFDARVLVTVAGLTMLMGVVCGLIGAVLL, encoded by the coding sequence ATGCCCAACCTCATCTCCCACCAGCCCAACCGGGGCTGGTCCTTCTGGTGGAAACCAGCGCTGTTCGTGCTGGTGGCCTGCATAGGCCTCTACTACGTGAAGTGGTCGCCCTACTACCTCAAGGCGTTCGTGGCGGCGGATAACCACAGCATCGGCGCCTCGATTCTGAATGACCAGCAAAGCTCGCCACTGGCAGCGGCGCTGGCCTATGCCCAGGTATATTTCCTGGCGATCTGGAAGGCCGCCGTGCTGGCGGTCATCCTGGGCTCGCTGCTGCAAGTGTTGATTCCCCGCGACTGGTTGCTGCGTCTGTTCGGCCGCGCCGGGCTGGGTTCGACCGTGCGTGGCGGGCTGTTCGCCTTGCCGGGAATGATGTGCAGTTGCTGCGCGGCCCCGGTGGCGGCCGGCATGCGCCGTCAGCAGGTGTCGGTGGGCGCGGCCCTGGCCTTCTGGATCGCCAACCCGGTATTGAACCCGGCAACCCTGGTGTTCATGGGTTTTGTGCTGGGCTGGGGCTTTACCGCATTGCGGCTGGTCGCAGGTATTGTGCTGGTGGTCGGCGTGTCCCTGGTGGCGCAGCGGATTGCCCGGCCCGACCAAGTGCCTGAAGCCGCACTGGATGCGGTGGCCGACGTCAGCCAGGTCGAGTCGCAGCCGTTCCTGAGCCGTTGGTTACGCACCCTGTGGCAATTGTTCTGGAGCACGATCCCGATCTATATCGTCGCCGTGCTGGTGTTGGGTGCTGCGCGGGTCTGGCTGTTCCCCCATATTGACGGGGCCATGGCCAACAGCCTGATGTGGCTGGTGCCGCTGGCGATCGTCGGCACGCTGTTCGTGATTCCTACCGCCGCCGAGATCCCAATCGTACAAACCATGATGACCCTGGGCATGGGCACCGGGCCGGCCGTGGCCTTGCTGATGACCCTGCCCAGCGTGAGCCTGCCGTCACTGTTGATGCTGCGCAAGGATTTCGATGCGCGCGTGCTGGTGACGGTGGCCGGGCTGACCATGCTGATGGGCGTGGTGTGTGGGTTGATCGGGGCGGTCCTTCTTTAG
- a CDS encoding DUF1993 domain-containing protein codes for MTISLYAASIPVFKQMLNALSDVLNKAEAHATAKNIEPNALLQARLFPDMFQLVRQVQIAVDFAKGVSARLAEIEVPKYEDSEVTFADLQALIAKVLAFVDTIKPEQIDGKEGIEIITRPGTPKEKRFSGQSYLLTYGLPQFFFHVTTAYALLRHNGVEVGKRDYMGAF; via the coding sequence ATGACTATTTCCCTGTACGCCGCCTCCATCCCGGTCTTCAAGCAAATGCTCAACGCCCTGAGCGATGTGCTGAACAAAGCCGAAGCCCATGCCACCGCCAAGAACATCGAGCCCAATGCACTGCTGCAAGCGCGCCTGTTCCCGGATATGTTCCAGCTGGTGCGCCAGGTGCAGATCGCCGTCGACTTCGCCAAGGGCGTTTCCGCACGCCTGGCCGAGATTGAAGTGCCGAAGTACGAAGACAGCGAAGTGACCTTTGCCGACCTGCAAGCGCTGATCGCCAAGGTGCTGGCGTTTGTCGACACCATCAAGCCCGAGCAAATCGATGGCAAAGAAGGCATCGAGATCATCACCCGCCCAGGCACCCCGAAAGAGAAGCGCTTCAGCGGCCAGTCCTACCTGCTGACCTACGGCCTGCCGCAGTTCTTCTTCCACGTCACCACCGCTTACGCCTTGCTGCGTCACAACGGCGTAGAAGTGGGCAAGCGCGATTACATGGGCGCGTTCTAA
- the selD gene encoding selenide, water dikinase SelD produces MNEPIRLTQYSHGAGCGCKISPQVLEVILAGSGAQNLDPNLWVGNASRDDAAVYAIDDERGVVSTTDFFMPIVDDPFDFGRIAATNAISDIYAMGGDPLMAIAILGWPVNVLAPEVAREVIRGGRSVCDAAGIPLAGGHSIDAPEPIFGLAVTGIVQKRHMKRNDTATAGCKLYLTKPLGIGILTTAEKKGKLREADVGVARDWMCTLNKPGSRFGKLGGVTAMTDVTGFGLLGHLVEMADGSGLTARIEYEKVPRLAGIEDYLDQGCMPGGTLRNFDSYSSKLGRLQELHKRVLCDPQTSGGLLIAVTAEGDAEFHAVAAELGLSLEPIGELVERQTHAVEVF; encoded by the coding sequence ATGAACGAGCCGATTCGCCTCACCCAGTACAGCCACGGCGCGGGTTGCGGCTGCAAGATTTCGCCCCAGGTGCTGGAAGTGATCCTCGCCGGCAGCGGCGCGCAGAACCTCGACCCCAATCTGTGGGTCGGCAATGCCTCACGCGACGATGCGGCGGTGTACGCCATCGACGACGAACGCGGTGTGGTTTCCACCACTGACTTTTTCATGCCGATCGTCGATGACCCCTTTGACTTCGGCCGCATTGCCGCCACCAACGCGATCAGCGACATCTACGCCATGGGGGGCGACCCGTTGATGGCCATTGCCATTCTGGGCTGGCCGGTGAATGTGCTGGCGCCGGAGGTTGCCCGCGAAGTGATCCGTGGCGGCCGTTCGGTGTGCGATGCCGCCGGTATCCCGCTGGCGGGTGGCCACTCCATTGATGCCCCGGAGCCGATTTTCGGCCTGGCCGTGACCGGCATCGTGCAAAAGCGCCATATGAAACGCAACGACACCGCTACCGCCGGCTGCAAACTGTACCTGACCAAACCGCTGGGCATCGGCATCCTCACCACTGCCGAGAAGAAGGGCAAATTGCGCGAGGCGGATGTCGGCGTGGCCCGTGACTGGATGTGCACACTCAATAAACCCGGCAGCCGCTTCGGTAAGTTGGGCGGCGTCACGGCCATGACGGATGTCACCGGTTTCGGCCTGTTGGGCCACCTGGTGGAAATGGCTGACGGCAGTGGTCTCACGGCCCGCATCGAGTACGAAAAAGTCCCACGCCTTGCAGGGATCGAGGATTACCTGGATCAGGGCTGCATGCCCGGTGGCACCTTGCGCAACTTCGACAGCTACTCGAGCAAACTCGGGCGCTTGCAGGAGCTGCACAAACGCGTGCTGTGCGACCCGCAGACCAGTGGCGGCCTGCTGATCGCCGTTACCGCCGAAGGTGACGCTGAGTTCCACGCGGTGGCCGCCGAGCTGGGCCTGAGCCTGGAGCCGATCGGTGAACTGGTTGAGCGACAGACACACGCGGTAGAGGTGTTTTGA
- the hemB gene encoding porphobilinogen synthase, with protein MTSQFPQARPRRLRRSPELRGLFQETEFTLNDLVLPIFVEEEIDDFVPITSMPGVVRIPEKKLAGEIERFARAGIKSVMTFGVSHHLDANGSDTWKERGLVSRMSSIIKDAVPEMIVMSDTCFCEYTDHGHCGVMHGAHVDNDATLVNLGKQAVAAARAGADVIAPSAAMDGQVQAIRRALDDAGFTHIPIMAYSTKFASALYGPFREAGGSALKGDRKSYQMNPMNRREAVRESLLDEQEGADALMVKPAGAYLDIIRDIREASRLPVAAYQVSGEYAMIKFGAQAGAIDEARVVRETLGSIKRAGADLIFTYFAMDLALAGI; from the coding sequence ATGACCAGCCAGTTCCCCCAAGCTCGCCCACGTCGCCTGCGCCGCTCCCCGGAGCTGCGTGGCTTGTTCCAGGAAACCGAATTCACCCTCAACGACCTGGTGTTGCCGATTTTCGTCGAAGAAGAAATCGACGACTTCGTACCGATCACCAGCATGCCGGGTGTGGTGCGAATCCCAGAGAAGAAACTGGCCGGTGAGATCGAGCGTTTTGCTCGTGCCGGGATCAAATCGGTGATGACCTTTGGTGTGTCCCACCACCTGGATGCCAACGGCAGCGACACCTGGAAAGAACGCGGCCTGGTTTCGCGCATGTCCTCGATCATCAAGGACGCCGTGCCGGAAATGATCGTGATGTCCGACACCTGCTTTTGCGAATACACCGACCATGGCCACTGCGGCGTGATGCACGGTGCTCATGTCGACAACGACGCGACGTTGGTCAACCTCGGCAAGCAAGCCGTGGCCGCAGCCCGTGCCGGCGCCGATGTGATCGCCCCTTCGGCAGCGATGGACGGCCAGGTCCAGGCGATTCGCCGCGCCCTGGACGACGCCGGCTTCACCCATATTCCGATCATGGCCTACTCCACCAAATTCGCCTCGGCCCTCTACGGCCCGTTCCGCGAAGCCGGTGGCAGCGCCCTCAAGGGCGACCGTAAAAGCTACCAGATGAACCCGATGAACCGCCGCGAAGCCGTGCGCGAATCGCTGCTGGACGAGCAAGAGGGCGCGGACGCGCTGATGGTCAAGCCTGCCGGTGCCTACCTCGACATCATCCGCGACATTCGCGAAGCCTCGCGCTTGCCGGTGGCGGCCTATCAGGTGAGTGGTGAGTACGCGATGATCAAATTTGGTGCCCAGGCGGGCGCGATTGATGAGGCGCGGGTGGTGCGGGAGACGTTGGGGTCGATCAAACGTGCGGGTGCGGATTTGATCTTTACGTATTTTGCGATGGATTTGGCGTTGGCCGGGATTTAG
- a CDS encoding YceH family protein: MTAEHATDTPEPRLNSTEIRILGCLIEKQATNPETYPLTLNALVLACNQKTSREPVTNLSQGQVGQSLRALEGQGFTRLVMGSRADRWEHRVDKALELVPAQVILIGLLFLRGPQTVNELLTRSGRMHDFEDAEQVVHQLERLIARGLALLVPRQAGQREDRYTHALGDPADIEVILSARGNPVERSAGAVSSDRIEELEARIAALEERLSQLEQA; encoded by the coding sequence ATGACCGCCGAGCACGCCACCGACACCCCAGAACCGCGCCTGAACAGCACGGAAATTCGCATCCTGGGCTGCCTGATCGAAAAACAGGCGACCAACCCGGAAACCTACCCCCTGACCCTTAATGCATTGGTGCTGGCCTGCAACCAGAAAACCAGCCGCGAGCCGGTGACGAACCTCAGCCAAGGCCAAGTCGGGCAAAGCCTGCGCGCGCTGGAAGGCCAAGGCTTTACGCGCCTGGTCATGGGCAGCCGGGCCGACCGCTGGGAGCATCGTGTGGACAAGGCACTGGAGCTGGTGCCAGCCCAGGTGATACTGATCGGGCTGCTGTTTCTGCGCGGGCCGCAGACGGTCAATGAACTGCTGACCCGCAGCGGACGCATGCATGATTTTGAAGATGCCGAGCAGGTGGTGCACCAACTGGAGCGCCTGATTGCGCGCGGGCTGGCGCTGTTGGTGCCGCGTCAGGCGGGGCAACGGGAAGATCGTTATACCCATGCGCTGGGCGATCCGGCGGATATTGAAGTGATTCTGTCGGCGCGGGGTAATCCGGTGGAGCGGTCGGCCGGTGCCGTCTCTTCGGATCGTATCGAAGAACTTGAAGCCCGGATTGCAGCGCTGGAAGAGCGCCTTTCGCAGCTGGAACAGGCTTAA
- a CDS encoding PhzF family phenazine biosynthesis protein → MPTFDFKQLDVFSSVSLKGNPLAVVLGADSLTDQQMADFANWTNLSETTFLLTPRDSRADYRVRIFTTLNELPFAGHPTLGSCHAWLQAGGVPKGEEIIQECEIGLVRVRREGDELAFIAPPLLRSGAVEAPVLERVRLALGLAPEAIVRSQWVDNGAGWLALMLADRDQVLGLQPDYAQLHGLAIGVIAPCDPARDDVDTHFEVRAFIAGDGAPEDPATGSLNAGLAQWLRSEGLAPSRYVVSQGTAMGRAGRIRVEHRGDEIWIGGAVAVCIEGRVQL, encoded by the coding sequence ATGCCGACTTTCGATTTCAAACAGCTGGATGTATTCAGCAGCGTCTCACTCAAAGGTAACCCGTTGGCCGTGGTGCTGGGCGCTGACAGCCTCACCGACCAGCAAATGGCCGACTTCGCCAACTGGACCAATCTCAGCGAAACCACGTTTTTGCTGACGCCGCGTGATTCGCGGGCGGATTATCGGGTGAGAATCTTTACCACGCTCAACGAGCTGCCGTTCGCCGGGCACCCGACGTTGGGCAGCTGCCATGCCTGGCTGCAAGCGGGCGGCGTGCCGAAAGGCGAGGAGATCATCCAGGAGTGCGAAATCGGCCTGGTGCGTGTCCGTCGTGAGGGCGATGAGTTGGCGTTTATTGCGCCGCCGTTATTGCGTTCCGGCGCGGTAGAGGCCCCTGTGCTGGAGCGCGTGCGCCTGGCGCTGGGTCTGGCGCCCGAGGCCATTGTGCGCAGCCAATGGGTGGACAATGGCGCGGGCTGGCTGGCGCTGATGCTGGCCGATCGTGACCAGGTGCTGGGCTTGCAGCCGGATTACGCGCAACTGCACGGGTTGGCCATTGGCGTCATCGCGCCGTGTGACCCGGCGCGCGACGATGTCGACACGCACTTCGAAGTCCGCGCTTTTATCGCCGGCGATGGTGCCCCGGAAGACCCAGCCACCGGTAGTCTGAATGCCGGTCTTGCCCAATGGTTGCGCAGTGAAGGCCTTGCGCCGAGCCGTTACGTGGTCAGTCAAGGCACTGCCATGGGGCGCGCCGGGCGTATTCGCGTCGAGCATCGCGGCGATGAAATCTGGATCGGCGGCGCGGTAGCGGTATGCATCGAAGGGCGTGTACAGCTCTAG
- the mnmH gene encoding tRNA 2-selenouridine(34) synthase MnmH: MATDITNYRDIFLNDRPMMDTRAPIEFIKGAFPGVINLPLMTDDERQRVGTCYKQQGQQAAIVLGHELVSGAIKAERIEQWAQFAKANPDGYLYCFRGGLRSQIVQQWLKTEAGIEYPRVGGGYKAMRTFLLDTVEQATAECDFVLLGGMTGTGKTEVLGQLHNALDLEGHANHRGSSFGKRATTQPSNIDFENRLAVDLLKKRAAGIEQFVVEDESRMIGSCALPLPLYKGMQAFPMVWLEDSVEGRVERILRDYVVDLCAEFIQVFGENGPALFAERLTQSLANIHKRLGGERFQRLQAVLQDALAEQARSGAVDLHRVWIEGLLREYYDPMYAFQRESKGARIEFAGEQGAVVDYLRERSARRE, translated from the coding sequence ATGGCAACCGACATCACCAACTACCGCGACATCTTCCTCAACGACCGGCCGATGATGGATACCCGCGCGCCGATCGAATTCATCAAGGGCGCGTTTCCCGGGGTGATCAACCTGCCGTTGATGACTGACGACGAGCGCCAGCGGGTCGGCACCTGTTACAAACAGCAGGGCCAGCAAGCCGCGATTGTGCTGGGGCATGAGCTGGTCTCGGGGGCAATCAAGGCCGAGCGTATCGAACAGTGGGCGCAGTTCGCCAAGGCCAATCCTGACGGTTACTTGTACTGCTTTCGCGGCGGGCTGCGCTCGCAGATCGTGCAGCAATGGTTGAAGACTGAAGCCGGTATCGAGTATCCCCGCGTCGGCGGTGGCTACAAGGCCATGCGTACCTTTTTGTTGGATACCGTGGAGCAAGCGACCGCCGAGTGTGATTTCGTATTGCTGGGCGGCATGACCGGCACGGGTAAAACCGAGGTGCTTGGCCAGTTGCATAACGCCCTGGACCTTGAGGGGCACGCCAACCATCGCGGTTCCAGCTTCGGCAAGCGCGCCACGACACAACCGTCCAACATCGACTTCGAAAACCGCCTGGCGGTGGACCTGCTGAAAAAACGCGCGGCGGGTATCGAGCAATTTGTCGTTGAGGATGAGAGCCGCATGATCGGCAGCTGTGCGCTGCCATTGCCATTGTACAAAGGCATGCAGGCGTTCCCGATGGTGTGGCTGGAAGACAGCGTTGAAGGCCGGGTCGAAAGGATCTTGCGTGATTACGTGGTCGACCTGTGCGCCGAGTTTATCCAGGTGTTTGGAGAAAATGGCCCGGCGCTGTTTGCCGAGCGCCTGACCCAGAGCCTGGCCAATATCCACAAACGGCTGGGCGGCGAGCGCTTCCAGCGCTTGCAGGCTGTTTTGCAGGACGCTTTGGCTGAACAGGCCCGCAGCGGTGCGGTGGACTTGCACCGGGTGTGGATCGAAGGGTTGCTGCGTGAGTATTACGACCCGATGTACGCCTTCCAGCGTGAAAGCAAAGGCGCACGGATCGAGTTCGCGGGGGAGCAGGGCGCGGTGGTGGATTATTTGCGCGAGCGCAGTGCCAGGCGAGAATAA